One window of the Macrococcus sp. 19Msa1099 genome contains the following:
- a CDS encoding type I toxin-antitoxin system Fst family toxin — translation MEFLLVNVIAPLYVGVALALFSHWLDQRKD, via the coding sequence GTGGAATTTCTACTTGTTAACGTTATTGCGCCATTGTATGTTGGCGTAGCACTTGCGTTGTTTTCTCACTGGTTAGATCAACGTAAGGATTAA
- a CDS encoding helix-turn-helix transcriptional regulator, with protein MILLNEKLKGLRKKKGKTQQQMAEDLSISIQSINKWENGKCLPDAINLLNISKYFNVSIDDLLNNKINGKLVESKKFKFFNIFN; from the coding sequence ATGATATTATTAAATGAGAAATTAAAAGGATTAAGAAAGAAAAAAGGAAAGACACAGCAACAAATGGCAGAAGATTTATCAATATCAATACAAAGCATTAATAAATGGGAAAATGGAAAATGCTTACCTGATGCTATAAATCTTCTGAATATATCCAAATATTTTAATGTTAGTATTGATGATTTATTAAATAATAAAATTAATGGTAAACTAGTTGAATCTAAGAAGTTTAAATTTTTTAATATATTTAATTAA
- a CDS encoding tyrosine-type recombinase/integrase, producing the protein MNSVEPIRDVKKIQEMKEALAYYGSKRDVFLFNLGINCGLRVSDMLGLKKKDIKDYTIKLREQKTRKQKQIPLYHLKEDINRYIQFLEDEDYLFKSNKLDSEGKSKPISRVQAYRILNHSAKSIGLSEIGTHSMRKTFGYHYYKQTKDIALLMDLFNHSSQSVTLRYIGINQDVINDSISKVMRNLFT; encoded by the coding sequence ATGAACAGCGTGGAACCGATTCGAGACGTAAAAAAGATACAGGAGATGAAGGAGGCACTCGCGTACTATGGATCAAAGCGTGATGTCTTTCTATTTAATTTAGGGATTAACTGTGGCTTGAGAGTGAGTGACATGTTGGGATTAAAGAAAAAGGATATTAAAGACTATACAATCAAGCTGAGAGAGCAGAAAACCCGTAAACAGAAACAAATCCCCCTTTATCATCTAAAGGAGGATATTAATCGTTATATTCAGTTCCTGGAGGATGAAGATTATCTGTTTAAAAGCAATAAACTCGATTCTGAGGGCAAAAGTAAACCCATCAGTCGTGTACAGGCCTATAGAATATTAAATCATTCAGCAAAATCCATTGGATTAAGTGAAATCGGTACACACTCGATGCGTAAGACCTTTGGTTATCATTACTATAAGCAAACGAAGGATATAGCCTTATTGATGGATCTATTTAATCATTCTTCTCAGTCTGTGACCTTGAGATATATTGGGATAAATCAAGATGTGATAAATGATTCAATAAGTAAAGTCATGAGAAATTTATTTACTTAA
- a CDS encoding ABC transporter ATP-binding protein, which yields MKKVIELHNVCKSFGERNIINNFSMEIYDKEFISIVGKSGCGKSTILNMIGLLESVDSGEIKIFDKKIPSVNSIAATKIRRNEINYLFQSYALISDMTIMDNLQLALEYTEKSKQQKRKLILSTLKRLGLEHLENAKVNTLSGGEQQRVAVARTIIKPGNIILADEPTGALDPKLANVSFDLIRELRDEYGKTILLVTHNMEQARLSDRIIELK from the coding sequence ATGAAAAAGGTTATTGAGTTACATAATGTGTGTAAGAGTTTTGGAGAACGAAATATAATAAATAATTTCTCGATGGAAATATACGATAAGGAATTTATTTCTATTGTTGGAAAATCTGGATGTGGAAAATCTACAATTCTTAATATGATTGGACTTTTAGAAAGTGTAGACAGTGGAGAAATCAAAATTTTTGATAAAAAAATCCCTAGTGTTAATTCAATTGCTGCTACTAAAATAAGAAGAAATGAAATCAATTATTTATTTCAGTCATATGCACTAATATCGGATATGACAATTATGGATAATCTTCAATTGGCTCTAGAGTATACAGAAAAAAGTAAACAGCAGAAAAGAAAATTAATTTTATCTACTTTAAAAAGACTAGGGCTTGAGCACTTAGAAAATGCAAAAGTTAATACTTTATCAGGTGGAGAACAACAAAGAGTTGCAGTAGCAAGGACTATTATTAAACCAGGGAATATTATATTGGCGGATGAACCTACAGGAGCTTTGGATCCTAAATTAGCAAATGTATCTTTTGATTTAATAAGAGAGCTAAGAGATGAATATGGAAAAACAATCTTGTTAGTGACCCATAATATGGAGCAAGCTCGTCTCTCTGATAGAATTATTGAATTAAAATAA